Proteins co-encoded in one Candidatus Thermoplasmatota archaeon genomic window:
- a CDS encoding site-specific integrase, which translates to MKMVEEFLQLTEGNLQITPMTQKGTVETLQRWADFLRERKVRRDRVQIEDFKDFEKKLLASGLKTSTISVYEGRVIRYYKFLANAHPHSRWPNFVAQLKTHLRPKVRGSLSPHQPYPLEIIPDICEAAKECALEEYQLVIGLLYTGMRAQMYGILVKEVDFDKEVLTPVIKGGYRVVIPMHRRIAEVWKEHLENRDYESDFVFQNGVYPYTYLDAPEGGGYVEDVRNMRRNRANVLEQLRRVEARLEERGVKERLTAHRFRKSVGTYASEFGLDLTDRRILLAHKAKDITELYDLRDPRKVKAKWDRIDPESREWVENAMSSGSVPPMVSASNGNGDVVATIRALRLELVKTLDSGKRAIIEPLFEGFEKSLTALLNGAA; encoded by the coding sequence ATGAAGATGGTGGAGGAGTTCCTGCAACTGACCGAGGGGAACCTTCAGATCACGCCGATGACCCAGAAGGGAACGGTTGAGACCCTGCAAAGGTGGGCGGACTTCCTTCGGGAGCGAAAGGTCCGCAGGGACAGGGTCCAGATCGAGGACTTCAAGGACTTCGAGAAGAAGCTTCTCGCGTCCGGACTCAAAACGAGCACCATCAGCGTCTACGAGGGGCGGGTCATCAGATACTACAAGTTCCTGGCGAACGCGCATCCTCATTCCAGGTGGCCTAATTTCGTGGCTCAGCTGAAGACCCACCTGAGACCGAAGGTGAGAGGGTCCCTTTCTCCGCATCAGCCTTACCCGTTGGAGATCATCCCAGACATTTGTGAAGCCGCCAAGGAGTGCGCCCTGGAGGAATATCAGCTTGTCATCGGACTACTCTACACGGGAATGAGGGCACAGATGTATGGGATTCTGGTCAAGGAAGTGGACTTTGACAAGGAGGTCCTGACTCCGGTCATCAAGGGCGGATATCGCGTCGTGATCCCGATGCACCGCCGCATCGCCGAGGTCTGGAAGGAGCACCTGGAGAACCGCGACTACGAGAGCGACTTCGTATTCCAGAACGGCGTCTATCCATACACCTACCTGGACGCTCCAGAAGGGGGCGGCTACGTGGAGGACGTTAGGAACATGCGGCGCAACCGCGCCAACGTCCTGGAGCAACTCAGAAGGGTGGAGGCGAGACTGGAGGAAAGGGGCGTCAAGGAGCGCCTGACGGCACACAGGTTCAGGAAGTCCGTCGGCACGTATGCCAGCGAGTTCGGGCTGGACCTGACCGACAGAAGGATACTGCTGGCGCACAAGGCCAAGGACATTACGGAGCTCTACGACCTGCGGGACCCCCGCAAGGTCAAGGCGAAGTGGGACAGGATAGACCCCGAAAGCAGGGAATGGGTGGAGAACGCCATGTCCTCGGGAAGTGTTCCGCCGATGGTCTCAGCGTCGAATGGAAACGGCGATGTGGTGGCGACGATTCGTGCGCTGAGGTTGGAACTTGTCAAGACCCTCGACTCGGGCAAGAGGGCGATAATCGAGCCGCTTTTTGAGGGGTTCGAGAAGTCGCTGACTGCCCTTCTGAACGGGGCCGCTTGA